The Pirellulales bacterium sequence TTTACTTTATCTCGACAACACACCCCCCTACTCTCAACGGGCCGCTAGTGACGACCACCTAGGCTTTCCGCTGCCGCGCTTAACGCCATTAATGCGTTCGAGCAGTTCAGCAAGTCGAGGTATCTACGGTGTGATTCGCGTCCGCCTATTGGCCGCTTCGCGCGCGGTGGCCTTTCTGGGCTACTCGTAGGCTCCTCAACGTTGATGCTGCCCTTGGAACGCGGAGTTGCTTTCTGCGCGGCACCAACATCCGTGAACGATCGTCATTGAAGACCATTCCTTTGTCCGTTCTTAAAGAGGACCATCATGCTGCGCAGCACTGTATTTATCGTGGCCGTCTTGTGCGGCATGGTTTGTAGTCAAGCCACTGCCGTGACCTTGACCGTTACCGAAACAGCGACCGGGTCGGGCATTTTTAATGGAACGCCCTTCACCAATGCTCTAGTAACGCTGACTGGCACTCTCAACTCGGGCACCTTCGAGGTCGACAACCCTCCTGATGGATTTGCCTCGGTCAAGCTCACCGGAAACGCGACGATCTCCGTCTTGGGTGTATCGGACACGCTGACGGGCCATAGCGTTAATCCGAACAACGGCTCACAGTTTAATGGTCCCTTCGAACTGGATAGTACCTCCTTGTCCACAAATGGCACGACGTTCACGGGCGCCGATATC is a genomic window containing:
- a CDS encoding PEP-CTERM sorting domain-containing protein, translated to MLRSTVFIVAVLCGMVCSQATAVTLTVTETATGSGIFNGTPFTNALVTLTGTLNSGTFEVDNPPDGFASVKLTGNATISVLGVSDTLTGHSVNPNNGSQFNGPFELDSTSLSTNGTTFTGADIGLSAEILILSTSDMAANYATTLAGPGTYSGQAGNSVGYEFATASGGFFQLTSPPTGGTVTIAAVPEPGSLVLSCLGTVGVALLAFRKRRRVSKT